From a single Micromonospora carbonacea genomic region:
- a CDS encoding D-alanyl-D-alanine carboxypeptidase family protein, with protein MRAPVLALAAAVVVGTSGAPAPLTAHAARRAAAPAAPVPCPKARAPQVERSPRPTPPPSVPLHRTVGGPALATPALVAPAGAPAPPPVTATSWLVADLDTGAVLGGCGPHEYATPASVQKLLLTATALPKLDPKQTVTVTHEDLDIAPGSSAVGLVEGGRYTVETVFLGLLLQSGNEAANVLARLIGGPDGAAGGVRAMNAEARRLGALQTHAVTPSGLDGPGQFTSAYDLALIARVCFADPTFRRYTLTEQARIPDQPALRRKGFQIQNENQLVYRYPGALGGKTGFTDYARHTYVGAAQRGGRRLVVTLLGAEPRPMRGWEQGAALLDWGFSLPRDASVGRLVAPGETAANGAPVASPTAGAPVTPEPRAVAAHRAVPSGWAATWPFAAVAAAVAGLLAAVLLRRRRRRA; from the coding sequence ATGAGAGCTCCGGTGCTGGCCCTCGCCGCCGCCGTCGTCGTCGGCACGTCCGGGGCGCCCGCGCCGCTCACCGCCCACGCGGCCCGCCGGGCCGCCGCGCCGGCCGCCCCGGTGCCCTGCCCCAAGGCGCGGGCGCCGCAGGTGGAGCGCTCCCCACGGCCCACGCCCCCGCCGTCGGTGCCGCTGCACCGGACGGTGGGCGGCCCGGCGCTGGCGACCCCGGCCCTGGTCGCGCCGGCCGGCGCGCCCGCGCCGCCGCCGGTCACCGCGACCTCCTGGCTGGTCGCCGACCTGGACACCGGGGCGGTGCTCGGCGGCTGCGGCCCACACGAGTACGCCACGCCGGCCAGCGTGCAGAAGCTCCTGCTGACCGCCACCGCGCTGCCGAAGCTGGACCCGAAGCAGACGGTCACGGTGACCCACGAGGACCTGGACATCGCCCCCGGCAGCTCGGCGGTGGGCCTGGTGGAGGGCGGTCGCTACACCGTCGAGACCGTCTTCCTGGGGCTGCTGCTGCAATCCGGCAACGAGGCGGCCAACGTGCTGGCCCGGCTGATCGGCGGCCCCGACGGCGCGGCCGGCGGGGTGCGCGCGATGAACGCCGAGGCCCGCCGCCTCGGCGCCCTGCAGACCCACGCGGTGACCCCGTCCGGCCTGGACGGGCCCGGCCAGTTCACCAGCGCGTACGACCTGGCGTTGATCGCCCGGGTCTGCTTCGCCGACCCCACCTTCCGCCGGTACACGCTGACCGAGCAGGCCCGGATCCCCGACCAGCCCGCGCTGCGCCGCAAGGGCTTCCAGATCCAGAACGAGAACCAGCTCGTCTACCGCTACCCGGGCGCGCTGGGCGGCAAGACCGGCTTCACCGACTACGCCCGGCACACCTACGTCGGCGCGGCGCAGCGCGGCGGCCGGCGGCTCGTGGTGACCCTGCTCGGCGCCGAGCCCCGGCCGATGCGCGGCTGGGAGCAGGGCGCGGCGCTGTTGGACTGGGGCTTCTCGCTGCCCCGCGACGCCTCGGTGGGCCGCCTCGTCGCGCCGGGGGAGACGGCCGCCAACGGCGCGCCCGTGGCGTCCCCGACGGCTGGCGCGCCGGTCACCCCCGAGCCGCGCGCGGTGGCCGCCCACCGGGCCGTCCCGTCGGGCTGGGCGGCGACCTGGCCGTTCGCCGCCGTGGCCGCCGCCGTGGCCGGCCTGCTCGCCGCCGTGCTCCTGCGCCGCCGCCGACGCCGGGCCTGA
- a CDS encoding MGDG synthase family glycosyltransferase has protein sequence MNAQHRGTIVVVSADVGAGHDSAAAELARRLADRGFAVHRVNFLDLLPRPARWMFREAYRGVLRWAPWGYDALFAITGRSRLTVAVLRGALAPLRGRARRAVPAGTRAVVTTYPFANQLLGPLRRSGVLPVPLVTYVTDFVVHPTWVAPGVDVYCTLRHARHHTSGTGATLDVRTVSPLVSADFPAATQTTRRAARRRFGLPERERLVLIVAGAWGTGDVEATVAAVDAADGVRTVVVCGRNASLCQRLRGLTRHVLGWVDDMPTLMRAVDVVVENAGGLTCQEALSCGLPVITYRPLPGHGRANAAILAAAGLTRWAPSAEQLRRALATPDPPSAGGWTGGWADPAALVADEAGRQTGGGCAAYRRRRAVLDAVDEAVGVLATVLPSIRWVGGR, from the coding sequence GTGAACGCGCAGCACCGGGGGACGATCGTCGTCGTGTCGGCGGACGTGGGGGCCGGGCACGACTCGGCCGCCGCCGAGCTGGCCCGGCGGCTCGCCGACCGGGGCTTCGCGGTGCACCGGGTGAACTTCCTCGACCTCCTGCCCCGCCCGGCGCGGTGGATGTTCCGCGAGGCGTACCGGGGTGTGCTGCGCTGGGCGCCGTGGGGATACGACGCGCTGTTCGCCATCACCGGCCGGTCCCGGCTCACGGTGGCCGTCCTGCGGGGCGCGCTCGCGCCGCTGCGGGGACGCGCCCGGCGGGCCGTCCCGGCCGGCACCCGGGCGGTCGTCACCACGTACCCGTTCGCGAACCAGCTCCTGGGGCCGTTGCGCCGCAGCGGGGTGCTCCCCGTCCCACTGGTCACCTACGTCACCGACTTCGTCGTGCACCCGACCTGGGTCGCGCCCGGCGTGGACGTCTACTGCACCCTGCGGCACGCCCGCCACCACACGTCGGGAACCGGCGCGACGCTCGACGTCCGCACGGTCTCGCCGCTGGTCTCGGCCGACTTCCCGGCGGCGACGCAGACCACCCGCCGCGCGGCCCGGCGGCGCTTCGGGCTGCCGGAGCGGGAGCGGCTCGTGCTGATCGTGGCCGGGGCGTGGGGGACGGGCGACGTCGAGGCGACCGTCGCCGCCGTGGACGCGGCCGACGGGGTGCGCACCGTGGTCGTCTGCGGCCGCAACGCCAGCCTTTGCCAGCGGCTGCGGGGGCTCACCCGGCACGTTCTCGGCTGGGTCGACGACATGCCCACGCTGATGCGGGCCGTCGACGTGGTGGTCGAGAACGCGGGCGGGCTGACCTGCCAGGAGGCGCTGAGCTGCGGACTGCCGGTGATCACCTACCGTCCCCTGCCGGGACACGGTCGGGCCAACGCCGCGATCCTCGCCGCCGCCGGGCTGACCCGCTGGGCCCCGTCCGCCGAGCAGCTGCGGCGGGCGCTGGCCACGCCGGATCCGCCGTCCGCCGGCGGGTGGACGGGCGGCTGGGCGGACCCCGCCGCCCTGGTGGCCGACGAGGCGGGGCGGCAAACCGGCGGGGGCTGCGCCGCGTACCGCAGGAGGAGGGCCGTGCTCGACGCGGTGGACGAGGCGGTCGGCGTGCTGGCCACGGTGCTGCCGTCGATCCGGTGGGTGGGCGGGCGGTGA
- a CDS encoding polysaccharide deacetylase family protein, which yields MTAPRGRRRCALALAGAAAVAVAAHAGPATTAVGPVRRRFLPRLDGAGPPGRIALTFDDGPDPESTPRFLDVLAAHRTRATFFVLGTMLVRSPWLAADLVAGGHEVAVHGWEHRNLLGRGPLATYRDLARTRALVEAATGRAPRFFRPPYGVLTGPALLASARLGLTPVLWTRWGRDWTAAATPDSVFDTVTARLAGGDTVLLHDADCAAAPGAWRATLAALPRLLAECRRRGWTVGPLGAHGASPPGPVPTP from the coding sequence GTGACCGCGCCGCGCGGCCGTCGCCGCTGCGCCCTCGCGCTGGCCGGCGCGGCCGCGGTCGCGGTCGCCGCCCACGCCGGCCCCGCGACCACCGCCGTGGGGCCGGTGCGCCGCCGGTTCCTCCCCCGGCTCGACGGGGCGGGCCCGCCCGGACGGATCGCGCTGACCTTCGACGACGGGCCCGACCCCGAGTCCACCCCGCGCTTCCTCGACGTGCTCGCCGCGCACCGGACGCGGGCCACCTTCTTCGTGCTCGGCACGATGCTCGTGCGGTCACCCTGGCTGGCGGCGGACCTCGTCGCCGGCGGGCACGAGGTGGCCGTGCACGGCTGGGAGCACCGCAACCTGCTGGGCCGGGGCCCGCTGGCCACCTACCGGGACCTGGCCCGCACCCGGGCGCTGGTCGAGGCCGCCACCGGCCGGGCCCCGCGCTTCTTCCGCCCGCCGTACGGCGTGCTGACCGGCCCGGCGCTGCTGGCCAGCGCGCGGCTCGGGCTGACCCCCGTGCTGTGGACCCGCTGGGGGCGCGACTGGACGGCGGCGGCGACCCCCGACTCGGTCTTCGACACCGTCACCGCGCGGCTGGCCGGCGGCGACACCGTCCTGCTGCACGACGCGGACTGCGCCGCGGCCCCCGGGGCGTGGCGGGCCACCCTCGCCGCGCTGCCCCGGTTGCTGGCGGAGTGCCGCCGCCGGGGCTGGACGGTGGGCCCGCTCGGCGCGCACGGGGCTTCCCCGCCGGGGCCGGTGCCGACCCCGTGA
- a CDS encoding DMT family transporter, translated as MSLAVACALGAAFCFAVSTAMHQRAAKGQRRHHPLDPRLLLRLLRTRLWRLGWAPDVAGVALQAVALRFGPLALVQPLMASGLFMAILIEAGWNRRRAGARDLLGAAVGLAGLAAFLAAAEPQAGIAAPTAGAWWRVALGVGGIVAVALALSALVTGAARGALLGFAAGTLYGVAAALVKALAAGLHGDPRALVADPLLPASAVVAVTGLVINQSAFQSGRIAAPLTALTLADPVVSVVLGVTVFQERVTLGGPRAAVLALAVVAIVAGVWLAGTASPVSPGAGRVSPSTGGRADP; from the coding sequence GTGAGCCTGGCGGTGGCGTGCGCCCTGGGCGCGGCGTTCTGCTTCGCGGTGTCCACGGCGATGCACCAGCGGGCCGCGAAGGGGCAGCGGCGGCACCACCCGCTCGACCCCCGGCTGCTGCTGCGGCTGCTGCGCACCCGCCTGTGGCGGCTCGGCTGGGCGCCCGACGTCGCCGGGGTCGCCCTCCAGGCGGTGGCCCTGCGGTTCGGGCCGCTGGCGCTCGTCCAACCGCTGATGGCCAGCGGCCTGTTCATGGCGATCCTGATCGAGGCCGGCTGGAACCGGCGGCGGGCGGGGGCGCGGGACCTGCTCGGCGCGGCGGTGGGGCTGGCCGGGCTGGCGGCCTTCCTGGCCGCCGCCGAGCCGCAGGCGGGGATCGCCGCGCCGACGGCGGGGGCCTGGTGGCGGGTGGCGCTGGGCGTCGGCGGGATCGTCGCGGTCGCGCTGGCGCTGTCGGCGCTGGTCACCGGGGCGGCCCGGGGCGCGCTGCTCGGCTTCGCCGCCGGCACCCTCTACGGCGTCGCCGCGGCCCTGGTCAAGGCGCTGGCCGCCGGCCTGCACGGTGATCCCCGCGCCCTCGTGGCCGACCCGTTGCTGCCCGCCTCGGCCGTGGTCGCCGTGACCGGGCTGGTGATCAACCAGAGCGCCTTCCAGAGTGGCCGGATCGCCGCTCCGCTCACCGCGCTCACCCTCGCCGACCCGGTGGTGAGCGTGGTGCTCGGGGTGACCGTGTTCCAGGAGAGGGTCACCCTGGGCGGGCCCCGGGCCGCCGTGCTGGCCCTGGCGGTGGTGGCCATCGTGGCCGGGGTCTGGCTCGCCGGCACCGCCTCGCCGGTGTCGCCGGGGGCCGGGCGCGTGTCGCCGTCGACAGGAGGCCGAGCCGATCCATAG
- a CDS encoding peptidylprolyl isomerase, with the protein MSRSSRRQPVPPPPARPRRPRALSRLAGVALLATGLVGGSAAVAVAAPPSATGRAAAEPPPQTTPGPCAYTETPDEPPARPVPLPPDPRRTPDHGTVRVTLRTNHGPIGLTLDREQAPCTVQSFLHLARHRFYDRTPCHRLTAYPTLSVLQCGDPSGTGEGGPGYRYADELPTGLPPAPTDPTGERRLYARGLLAMANAGPDTNGSQFFLVYADSALRPNYTVFGEVDAAGLATLDRIAAGGIAPTPEDPAPVDGAPALPVEIRRAVRGR; encoded by the coding sequence GTGTCGAGGTCATCCCGCCGGCAGCCGGTCCCGCCGCCCCCGGCCCGTCCCCGCCGGCCACGGGCGTTGTCCCGGCTCGCCGGGGTCGCGCTGCTCGCCACGGGCCTGGTCGGCGGTAGCGCCGCCGTCGCCGTCGCCGCGCCGCCGTCGGCCACCGGGCGCGCCGCCGCCGAGCCGCCGCCGCAGACGACGCCCGGGCCGTGCGCGTACACCGAGACCCCCGACGAGCCGCCCGCCCGGCCCGTCCCGCTGCCGCCCGACCCGCGCCGGACGCCCGACCACGGCACCGTGCGGGTCACGCTGCGCACCAACCACGGCCCGATCGGGCTGACCCTCGACCGCGAGCAGGCCCCCTGCACCGTGCAGAGCTTCCTGCACCTGGCCCGGCACCGGTTCTACGACCGCACGCCGTGCCACCGGCTCACCGCGTACCCGACGCTGAGCGTGCTCCAGTGCGGCGACCCGTCGGGCACCGGCGAGGGCGGGCCGGGCTACCGGTACGCCGACGAGCTGCCCACCGGCCTGCCGCCCGCGCCGACGGACCCGACGGGCGAGCGCCGCCTATACGCCCGGGGCCTGCTCGCCATGGCCAACGCCGGCCCCGACACCAACGGCAGCCAGTTCTTCCTGGTGTACGCGGACTCGGCGCTGCGCCCGAACTACACCGTCTTCGGCGAGGTGGACGCCGCCGGCCTGGCCACCCTGGACCGGATCGCCGCGGGCGGGATCGCCCCCACGCCCGAGGACCCGGCCCCGGTCGACGGCGCGCCCGCGCTGCCGGTGGAGATCCGTCGGGCGGTGCGCGGGCGCTGA
- a CDS encoding M15 family metallopeptidase, with amino-acid sequence MGRRRGADRSTRSARAAAPAVVVVTVVALLPGCPAPQRPTPAPASPSAPATPTPAGSRAPTGFVDLSDLDPTVVTDIRYATAHNFVGRPIAGYREPLCLLTRPAADALRRAQQAARATGHRLKVYDCYRPQRAVDDFVDWAGRPGEQKMKSEFYPDVAKSRLFADGYLGAPTAHSRGSTVDVTLVPDPPPGQPPYVPDAPLVACTAPVGERYADNGVDMGTGFDCFDPRAHTADRRITGAARDNRELLLRLMADAGFTNYPREWWHYRLADEPYPDTYFDFPVARSSL; translated from the coding sequence ATGGGACGGCGGCGCGGGGCGGATCGGTCCACCCGGTCCGCCCGCGCCGCCGCCCCGGCCGTGGTCGTCGTGACGGTCGTCGCGCTGCTGCCCGGCTGCCCCGCGCCGCAGCGCCCGACGCCGGCGCCGGCCAGTCCGTCCGCCCCGGCCACCCCGACGCCCGCCGGGTCGCGCGCCCCGACCGGGTTCGTCGACCTGTCCGACCTGGACCCGACCGTCGTCACCGACATCCGGTACGCGACCGCCCACAACTTCGTCGGCCGTCCGATCGCCGGCTACCGGGAGCCGCTGTGCCTGCTCACCCGGCCCGCCGCCGACGCGCTGCGCCGGGCGCAGCAGGCGGCCCGCGCCACCGGCCACCGCCTCAAGGTGTACGACTGCTACCGGCCCCAACGCGCCGTCGACGACTTCGTCGACTGGGCGGGGCGGCCCGGCGAGCAGAAGATGAAGTCCGAGTTCTACCCCGACGTGGCCAAGTCACGGCTGTTCGCCGACGGCTACCTCGGCGCGCCCACCGCGCACAGCCGGGGCAGCACCGTCGACGTGACGCTCGTGCCCGACCCGCCGCCCGGGCAGCCCCCGTACGTGCCCGACGCGCCCCTGGTGGCGTGCACCGCCCCGGTGGGGGAGCGCTACGCCGACAACGGCGTCGACATGGGCACCGGCTTCGACTGCTTCGACCCGCGCGCCCACACCGCCGACCGCCGGATCACCGGCGCGGCCCGGGACAACCGGGAGCTGCTGCTGCGGCTGATGGCCGACGCCGGCTTCACCAACTATCCGCGCGAGTGGTGGCACTACCGCCTGGCCGACGAGCCGTACCCCGACACCTACTTCGACTTCCCGGTGGCCCGCTCGTCACTGTGA
- a CDS encoding alpha/beta hydrolase has product MALIRCNFHSEALGMGTSMTVLLPDPAGVGIGLAGGAPAGDPPVLYLLHGLSDDDTIWTRRTSVERYVAPLGLAVVMPQVARSFYTDEEHGNRYWTFLSEELPEVCRSFFRLSDRREDTFVAGLSMGGYGAVKWALREPGRFAAAASLSGALNVAHRRHHPTHPLDPAVWHTVFGDRPVPGSDDDTVALLERAGDDLPALYVACGTEDFLFDDNTRFVETARRRGVPLTVDFSPGDHDWAYWDEKISDVLAWLPLRSPADRSQ; this is encoded by the coding sequence ATGGCATTGATCCGGTGCAACTTCCACTCCGAGGCGCTGGGCATGGGCACCTCGATGACGGTGCTCCTGCCGGACCCGGCCGGCGTCGGCATCGGGCTGGCCGGCGGCGCGCCGGCCGGCGACCCGCCGGTGCTGTACCTGCTGCACGGCCTCAGCGACGACGACACGATCTGGACCCGGCGCACCTCCGTCGAGCGGTACGTCGCTCCGCTCGGCCTGGCCGTGGTGATGCCGCAGGTGGCGCGGAGCTTCTACACCGACGAGGAGCACGGCAACCGCTACTGGACGTTCCTCAGCGAGGAGCTGCCCGAGGTCTGCCGGTCGTTCTTCCGGCTGTCCGACCGGCGGGAGGACACCTTCGTCGCCGGCCTGTCGATGGGCGGCTACGGCGCGGTGAAGTGGGCGCTGCGCGAGCCGGGGCGGTTCGCGGCGGCGGCGAGCCTGTCGGGGGCGCTGAACGTCGCCCACCGGCGGCACCACCCCACCCACCCGCTGGACCCGGCGGTGTGGCACACGGTCTTCGGCGACCGGCCGGTGCCCGGCAGCGACGACGACACGGTGGCGCTGCTGGAACGCGCCGGCGACGACCTGCCGGCCCTCTACGTCGCCTGCGGCACCGAGGACTTCCTGTTCGACGACAACACCCGCTTCGTCGAGACGGCCCGGCGGCGGGGCGTGCCGCTGACCGTGGACTTCTCCCCCGGCGACCACGACTGGGCGTACTGGGACGAGAAGATCTCCGACGTGCTGGCCTGGCTGCCGCTGCGCTCCCCCGCCGACCGGTCACAGTGA